The genomic stretch aaaaaagactctgagaggcattttatcccggtttgaaacaccaaccgggataaaatacccccttttatcccggttgggtAACACCAacggggataaaagggtcccccaacGAGGTCATTGGAAGGTGGCTGGAAGGGGATTAAATCcttgaacccttttatcccggttggtgttaccaaccgggataaaagacccccttttatcccggttggtgtttccaaccgggataaaagggtccccacgagttaatacaaaaggatagtatcccctacatagtcagatgtggtgtgtaggtgggatggcaaggaagctacgcgcgaggctggaggttgtgggttcgaatcccacgaaccgcgcacgcgcatatttcgcgtgaaaaatcgtgtggggggcctcctgggagctcgggaatttttttttttttgcagcgccggccgtgggtaaaagggggtcttttgtcccggttgagtgacccgggataaaagaccccccttttgtcccggttggtttatcccggatgcattttcgagatctttgcaccctaccaaccaggataatAGGTGAGTTCTCCACCAGTGAACAATTACAAACGACTTGTCTTCCCCGCCCACCGTCATCTTTACCAAGGATTCTGTCGTCCATAAAAGAAACCCATGAAAACTCCTTCTCAACAAAGGGTGTATTCTCTATTGCATCTCAACCATGATTATGTGCCTGCCTGTACCAAACCCTTATCTTGCCCGTACCAAACTCTCACCTGAAGAATGGCTCATACAGGGCTGGGAGGAAATGGACAAATGAATGGAGGTGAATATTATTAGTAGGAAAGGTAGGAGGGGAGGGCCAAAAATTGCTATAACTAAATATTCTATTAGCAAAGGCACCAATAGGTTACAAATAAAGAATAGCTTAGCTATCATACCCACCTCGCAAGCAGCAAGCTGCGGTTAGTCTAtttcatatggagtgcgtcttgcaaTGCCCTTCGTACCATATTTCAAAAATAAAGATTACAATGTCAAGAAGATTGGAGCTTGAGCACATTATAGCCTCGTTGCAACCTTGATGAAGAACCTTGAAGATCCAGCCAAGTCACGAAGAGATAAACCTACTCagtgaggatctgaaaagtattTGGAAGGTTGCAAGGCTCAACTACTAAGCGCTCGGAGGCTTGACTAGAAAGTAAAGTAAGAAGACATACACCTACTAGAATTTCCATGTATTCCTACTTGGACTTGTACCTTGTAACCCTACTAGGACCCTACATTGTAACCATCTAGTAATACTGCCTCCTAGGATATATAAAGGAGGATAGGAATCCCTAGATTGGCGACACCAAACTAGACCAAGAGAACCAATGAGAGACATCTCATACACCCAAgtgcagggtgcaatatactcCACTCAAAGAGGACGTAGGTTATTATACTACTTTGGCATCCCAAACCTATATAATCTATTTCTTGTTTCCCCTACATTAACCATCAAGGTCCAGGTCCGATGATTGCACCTCCGAATAATCTACTTTCCCGAGTATAAAATACCGATAGCATCTAGAGGATCCAAAAGGACCAATAGACACCGAAGGCCAAGTCCGTGATGATTATGTCCCACAAACCTCtctgcactagtagagaattagctttcgatgcgcccccttttgttccggtttaaagttggctcgggataaaaggttcaccaaccgggactaaagctcggtcactggtggggagctcaccaaccgggaccttttatcccggttgcaaaggctagtgggaaaaaaagatcctgagaggccttttatcccagtttgaaacaccaaccgggataaaatacccccttttatcccggttggtaacaccaaccgggataaaagggtccccacgagtaaatacaaaaggatagcatcccctatctagtcagatgtggtgtgtaggtcggatggcaaggaagctatgcgcgaggctggaggttgtgggttcgaatcccacgcagcgcgcgtGCGCATActtcgcgtgaaaaatcatgtgacttgacttgtgacttgctgtgacgtgcgcgtgtggggggcctcctgggagcatgggatttcttttttttttttgcggcgcCTGGCGTGGTGGCCCGTTTTAttcccgattggtttatcccgttTTTGGCTTATTCCAAAGGGAAATTCTCAGCCGCGATGCCTGGCGCGGCAACATGGCCTTGTCATGGCAGAGGCCTTAGTGTGACAAGGAGGTGTTGCCACACCATGCAATGCGGCAGATCGTTCCAACAGGAATTACTTGGCCACATTACCTGGCATGGGAGCATGGGCTTGTCGTGCCAACGCCCTTGGCACGGCAAGACCTTGTTGCCGCACCAGGTCGTGCCCTATGCATATTGTACTTTGGACTGATTTGCTGCACAAAAGACAAATTTGCGGATGCCTTCCTTGAAAGGTTCTTATTCAGGAGTTAGTGGAAAGTATGTTGAGCTTACATGGCCTTGGGTAGGCCATGCAATTTTCCTCTCAGCACCTTGGAGACGTAGATCTTGTAGGTTTCGGTGGACCGCCATTGTAAAATCATCGGATCCCCCTATGGCAGTGCGGTAGGTAGCCCAAGCATGCGCCTTGTGCTCGGGCCACGTGGAGGACTGTCGGAGTGAGCCTGATCATGTTCAGATATCTGGCCCACTCGCCACGCTGCAGCCATCCTCAAGGCTGGTGGAAGAGGTCTTTGATTTTAAATTCTTTAATTTACTGGTTATTATACGATTTACTAGCAGTGGCCATCGGTCATGTTCTTAAACCAGGAAATAAAACTCTCAGAAACAGATTTGCGCAAAACATCGTAGTAATGGCTGTAGCGGTACAAGTATGTAATACAAGTATAAGTCTCTTGTCTTGTAGTATTCAAATGAACAAGAGATTTTTTATCAGAGGATTCATATGACATCTTCATTTACTGGAACTGGGTGCTATTCCGAAACGACATCCTCGAATAGGACCTTGGAGATGTGACTATCAATTGTTTCAGTTGAGCAATAAGAAGCATAGTAGTAGCTCTTCGCCACATGGAGAAATGTCTGCCTGGTCACCCTGTCGATAGAGTCGCAGCTCTGAAGAACAGATTGAGCCAGCTCCTTCATCTCCAAATCCACTTGACTGACTGAATTCTCAGATTTCTTTAATCCTCCATTCTAGTTGACCATTTTTGTGGGTAAGTTGGTGGATAGCATACGGTTAAAACTGTTACAATTAATTTTGTGATGAGAATCCTCATACCTGAACAGGAACTCTAGAAGTCAGTTTGCTGCAGATGGAAGACGTGAGCCTCTCAAGTTGGGTATACTCCGAACGGTTCACATCATGCTCCTTCAAACTATACCTTCCGGAAGCAATCTCTACTGTACGAACTATCAACAATGCTGTATTCCCTCCACATGATTCAAATCCCTCCTTTGCGGTCCATGACCTAAGCCACTGCTTCCACTgcaataataaaaaaaagaaatcagcgTTCCATTTCCATTTCTAGATATAGGTTACCATCATCTGGTTGCAAAATAGTGCCAGTTACCAATAACTTTATCCTATCCTAGTCTACTATTTGAATGTGGGTATTTGTTTCATCTTACAGCTTCACGAAGACAGTGAGAAGCATTCTCAGACGAAGATTGGTCGATAAGTTCACCAATTGCACCCAGGAGGGCTTTCTTTGGATCCTCATTTACCCTGCATCCAACACATACGCTCTCAATGTTAACGAGTGTTTGGTCTCCGAATCATAGGAAATGTCATAATAAGAGGCATGCCGGCGCCCAACCTAGTTAGTGCATCACGGCCATGGTTCTCGAGCTCACTAATTGCGCCGTGAACCCTTGTGCTAACATCAGAAGCTTTGCCTCGCAAGTGCAAAGAAACAGCCTCGGCGATCACCGCCGTGCGCGCCCATGCGAGACGCTCCGCTGCTCGGTCGGGCTCGAAGATGCTGGCTGCGGCTTGGAAGTAGGCTCTCAACACGCACTTTGGCTCCACGCCGAACGCTGCAAGCTTGTTCCTGTCATACCACCTGCATAGTCGCAAAGAACAATAGTATAAGCACCACCAATTGGACTATCTTCGAAGCTTCTTTCAACTGAACTTCCAAAGACGTGCATGTCCAGGTAGGAACCGAAGCTCACTTTCTGAGGCCATTCCATTCGAGTCGGCAGAGTTTCTGGAAACTGCGAAAATCTTCCCTTGCGGTCTCGAGGAACAGTTCGTTACTGACTAGGGGCATCCTGCAAAATTTTCGAAGCTAACCGGTGAGCAGCCGTTCATGTTTGGGCATTAGTTAGGGGTGAGTTAACCGATCGATCACCTATAGAGGACCTTCCCGATCCACACATCGGCACTGCCACCGTACTGCTCCAGATACATCCTTGCTTCGATCCGGGGCAGGCTTGCTCTCCAGGGGAAGTCCAGTGCGTAGCCGACCTGCCAAAATCGACGCGAAAATGTATAGTGCGTGCATATTTATCAACAGAGAGGGGGACAAAGTGGCCATGTAGCACTTGGATTTTGGTACCTCGCCAGCTAAGTCCTTGGGGATGACCCATTTGTCGCCAAAATTGCCGGAGGCTCGCTTCTCTTCCAGGAACCCGCGGCAGTAGACGTCGGCCCGCTCAAGCTCGCTCTCGCCGGGGAAGGAGACCTGTGCGGCACGGTATGTGTTGTACATCGCCGTGATTGATTTGTTTGTCTGTCCGTGGTAGCAGACAAACTCTCCATCCTTCTCGAAATGCTTGAACATACCTGGCAGTGGCAGTGATCAAAATTGAATACATCAAGGTTTCGAATATTGGTGCCATGTGAATTATATTATACACGCGCGGCATGAAATAAAACAACGGATGGAATAGTTAGTAGTGTGGAGCTCCACATACAGGGAGACAAAAACAATCCCCGAATAACAGCCAAACTGATACCGACATTTTCTCTGCATGCGATTTTGGATCTGCCATACGAGAATGACTCATGGAGTAAATTTGTCCAAGAAAAGCTCTGGTACTTCTACTATTTTTACCAGATTTTACAAATATGTTTCAATACAAACTTAACTGGTGTTTAAAGATATATGTTTGGTACCATTTCACGTCACAACCAGATGTGATAGCAACATTTCCATGGttcttagattttttttttgttgaatagCCGATGACTATTTGTCTTCTTTTATGATTTTTCAAGTAGACAAGTTTTTTAGCCTAATTGAAAAAATTCATGAGTTATGTATTAAGTGATCCAGTGGATTTTAGGAAAACATTGGTTGCTTTCTCTATCGAGTCCAAATTAAACTAGAAAACCCTTACCTCTTTATTAGAAATTGTGAAGAATAACGATAACCCACATCTATTTGAAATGAACACTAGGAAAATCTTAGCGGGAATAGTAAGGTTACGAGTCGCACAATGCGTAAGGTTACGAGTCGCACAATGCAACACGATTCCCTTAAGCCTACAACACGATTCTTCTTGTAGCGGGAATAGTACGTATAGCATTTTTTCTAGAAGAACTAAAATACTAATGCCATGACATACACTATTCCCCAAACCgattttagcaaaaaaaaaagtagctgTTCCACCAATTTGCCAAAATATAAGACAACTCTGAACCTTCCTTTTCCCTTTATGTAAGATGCCATCTTATTATATTAGAAATTTCAAAGAAATTCTTCTCGATAAAACACCTGTAATCTGCCTAGGAACTGACATTTCCAAGGAAAAATTCACACTACTTACTTGGAGAGACATAGTAGCCATGCAACCGCAGTAGACGAAAACCCATGGCTGTGTCATCGATGTCATTAACCGGACAATCCCTTGTAGCAGCCAAGCCTTTTTGAGTCAAGTGCctgttaatatatatatatcgtGTAATTTGTTTATATACAACGGATTGAATATATTGGCAGGAGATTTTTGGTAAATTTAAGAGAAATAGGCTGAAATTCTATACTTCTTTTTTACATATTTATACCTGTAGACATAATCCAAGCACTCTTGGATTTCACTTGTGAAGTACCTCGAAATGCCTAGTCGCTCCAACCGATCAACCACCCATAAGCGCTCAAAGATATCGACAGGATATGTAAAGGGCActaaaatgaaatgaaaattcaaacatattagtatttttcaaaataatttGTTATGCAAT from Setaria italica strain Yugu1 chromosome II, Setaria_italica_v2.0, whole genome shotgun sequence encodes the following:
- the LOC101768451 gene encoding ent-copalyl diphosphate synthase 2 isoform X1, encoding MSALTAAAAPTVTTFLRARTARTWVQPALPQRSPHRPCGKNSLVMHERILAIANGKGTGAVTTCEPSERLKDEPRNVSEKIDAIRAKLKSISDGNINVSAYDTAWVALVKRLDGGGGPQFPTSIDWITKNQLPDGSWGDDTFFMVHDRIINTLACIVALKSWNIHHYQCQRGLSFIHGNLWRLTEEDAEWMPVGFEITLPTLLEMAKDLGLDLPYDEPALQEIYSRRELKLSKIPIDALHAGPTTLLLSIEGMPGLDWERLLTLQCPDGSFMSSPAPTAYALMQTGDRKCLQFLEEIVDNFKEGVPFTYPVDIFERLWVVDRLERLGISRYFTSEIQECLDYVYRHLTQKGLAATRDCPVNDIDDTAMGFRLLRLHGYYVSPSMFKHFEKDGEFVCYHGQTNKSITAMYNTYRAAQVSFPGESELERADVYCRGFLEEKRASGNFGDKWVIPKDLAGEVGYALDFPWRASLPRIEARMYLEQYGGSADVWIGKVLYRMPLVSNELFLETAREDFRSFQKLCRLEWNGLRKWYDRNKLAAFGVEPKCVLRAYFQAAASIFEPDRAAERLAWARTAVIAEAVSLHLRGKASDVSTRVHGAISELENHGRDALTRVNEDPKKALLGAIGELIDQSSSENASHCLREAWKQWLRSWTAKEGFESCGGNTALLIVRTVEIASGRYSLKEHDVNRSEYTQLERLTSSICSKLTSRVPVQNGGLKKSENSVSQVDLEMKELAQSVLQSCDSIDRVTRQTFLHVAKSYYYASYCSTETIDSHISKVLFEDVVSE
- the LOC101768451 gene encoding ent-copalyl diphosphate synthase 2 isoform X2 — translated: MSALTAAAAPTVTTFLRARTARTWVQPALPQRSPHRPCERILAIANGKGTGAVTTCEPSERLKDEPRNVSEKIDAIRAKLKSISDGNINVSAYDTAWVALVKRLDGGGGPQFPTSIDWITKNQLPDGSWGDDTFFMVHDRIINTLACIVALKSWNIHHYQCQRGLSFIHGNLWRLTEEDAEWMPVGFEITLPTLLEMAKDLGLDLPYDEPALQEIYSRRELKLSKIPIDALHAGPTTLLLSIEGMPGLDWERLLTLQCPDGSFMSSPAPTAYALMQTGDRKCLQFLEEIVDNFKEGVPFTYPVDIFERLWVVDRLERLGISRYFTSEIQECLDYVYRHLTQKGLAATRDCPVNDIDDTAMGFRLLRLHGYYVSPSMFKHFEKDGEFVCYHGQTNKSITAMYNTYRAAQVSFPGESELERADVYCRGFLEEKRASGNFGDKWVIPKDLAGEVGYALDFPWRASLPRIEARMYLEQYGGSADVWIGKVLYRMPLVSNELFLETAREDFRSFQKLCRLEWNGLRKWYDRNKLAAFGVEPKCVLRAYFQAAASIFEPDRAAERLAWARTAVIAEAVSLHLRGKASDVSTRVHGAISELENHGRDALTRVNEDPKKALLGAIGELIDQSSSENASHCLREAWKQWLRSWTAKEGFESCGGNTALLIVRTVEIASGRYSLKEHDVNRSEYTQLERLTSSICSKLTSRVPVQNGGLKKSENSVSQVDLEMKELAQSVLQSCDSIDRVTRQTFLHVAKSYYYASYCSTETIDSHISKVLFEDVVSE